In Rhodothermus marinus DSM 4252, a single genomic region encodes these proteins:
- a CDS encoding NAD(P)/FAD-dependent oxidoreductase, whose amino-acid sequence MAEKTHYEVVIVGGGTAGITVAARLRRAKNPPEVAIIEPSTKHYYQPLWTLVGAGVFPPEASVRDEADYIPPGATWIQDRVVALDPDNDRVQTAGGRTIEYDYLVLAPGIQLDWDKIPGLKESLGKYGVTSNYAYELAPYTWQVMQQLKPGDRALFTQPSTPVKCGGAPQKIMYLTADHLRRRGILDQVEIHFFTPGVVIFGIPEFARTLEKVIERYGIQVHFRHELAEVRGPQQEAVFHLKDEQGNVLEERVHRFNMLHAVPPQSAPDFIKHSKVANAEGWVDVDKYTLQHVRYPNIFALGDAAGTPNAKTGAAVRKQAPVVVHNLLQLREHGALVNPKHYNGYSSCPLVTGYGKLVLAEFDYDNRPMPSFPFDTTKERYSMYLLKKYVLPWLYWNLMLRGKA is encoded by the coding sequence ATGGCAGAAAAAACGCACTACGAAGTGGTGATTGTGGGGGGCGGAACGGCCGGCATTACGGTGGCCGCGCGGTTGCGTCGCGCCAAAAATCCGCCGGAAGTGGCGATTATCGAGCCCTCCACAAAGCATTACTACCAGCCGCTCTGGACGCTGGTGGGCGCGGGCGTCTTCCCACCCGAAGCTTCGGTGCGGGACGAAGCCGACTACATCCCACCGGGCGCCACGTGGATCCAGGATCGTGTGGTGGCGCTCGACCCGGACAACGATCGGGTGCAGACCGCCGGCGGCCGGACCATCGAATACGACTACCTGGTGCTGGCGCCGGGTATTCAGCTCGACTGGGACAAAATCCCCGGCCTCAAAGAATCGCTGGGCAAATACGGCGTCACGAGCAACTACGCCTACGAGCTGGCACCCTACACCTGGCAGGTGATGCAGCAGCTCAAGCCCGGCGACCGCGCGCTCTTCACGCAGCCCTCGACACCGGTCAAGTGCGGCGGTGCGCCGCAGAAGATCATGTACCTGACGGCCGACCACCTGCGCCGCCGGGGGATTCTGGACCAGGTGGAGATTCATTTCTTCACGCCGGGCGTCGTGATTTTCGGCATACCGGAGTTTGCCCGGACGCTGGAGAAGGTGATCGAACGCTACGGCATTCAGGTGCACTTTCGCCATGAACTGGCCGAGGTGCGGGGACCACAGCAGGAGGCCGTCTTTCATCTGAAGGACGAACAGGGCAACGTGCTCGAAGAGCGGGTGCACCGGTTCAACATGCTGCACGCCGTGCCACCGCAGAGCGCGCCGGACTTCATCAAGCACAGCAAGGTGGCCAACGCCGAGGGATGGGTGGATGTGGACAAATACACGCTCCAGCACGTGCGCTACCCGAACATCTTCGCGCTGGGGGATGCGGCGGGTACGCCCAATGCGAAGACCGGCGCGGCCGTGCGCAAGCAGGCGCCCGTGGTGGTGCACAACCTGCTCCAGCTCCGGGAGCACGGAGCGCTCGTCAACCCGAAGCACTACAACGGCTACAGCTCGTGCCCGCTGGTGACGGGCTACGGCAAACTGGTGCTGGCCGAGTTCGACTACGACAACCGGCCCATGCCCTCGTTTCCGTTCGACACCACGAAGGAGCGGTACTCGATGTACCTGCTCAAGAAGTACGTGCTCCCCTGGCTGTACTGGAACCTGATGTTGCGCGGAAAGGCTTAG
- a CDS encoding SulP family inorganic anion transporter: protein MSGRFSYRLPARRLIPALDWLPRYGRAEVKGDLVAGLTVGVMLVPQSMAYALLAGVPPVYGLYASLIPLLVYALLGTSRHLAVGIIAIDMLIVAAGLTPLAEPGSPRYVALALLLTALVGVLQLAMGLARLGFLVNLLSRPVLTGFASGAALIIAFSQVDSLLGLSLPSASSLPARLWLTLTHLPEVHLLTLALGVGALLLLVGLQRFAPRLPSALVVVVLGTLLVWLLRLDRLGVAVVGSIPRGLPSFAPPELELSTVRALLPTAVTLALVQFMNVITLGKVFAARYRYSVRPNRELLAIGAANLVGSFFQSLPVSGSFSRTAVNARAGACTPLSNVVAAAVVGLTLLVLTPLFHFLPVPALAAIIIVAALGLFDLRGLRQLWRIKRTDGAVALLTFAVTLLIGVREGVLSGIVASIVAVMYRISRPNVAELGHLPGTRSFRDRRHHPEARPIPGLLLLRVDASFSFANADFLQDLLLDRTRDDPSIRAVVIDASSINDLDTTAAAALQRVAETLADRGVALYFAGVKEPVMETMRRAGLVDLLGADHFFLTPHRAVLHILEQWGQADRYLAALPKAELPEHDNHDRDNI, encoded by the coding sequence TTGTCCGGAAGGTTTTCATATCGTTTACCGGCACGCCGCCTGATACCGGCACTGGACTGGCTACCCCGCTACGGCCGTGCCGAGGTGAAGGGGGATCTGGTGGCCGGGCTGACGGTGGGCGTCATGCTCGTGCCCCAGAGTATGGCCTACGCCCTGCTGGCCGGTGTGCCACCGGTCTATGGCCTGTATGCCTCCCTGATTCCTCTGCTCGTTTACGCATTGCTGGGCACCTCGCGCCATCTGGCCGTCGGCATCATCGCCATCGACATGCTCATCGTGGCGGCCGGACTGACGCCGCTGGCCGAGCCGGGCTCGCCCCGCTACGTGGCGCTGGCGCTACTGCTGACGGCGCTGGTTGGCGTGCTTCAGCTTGCCATGGGGCTGGCGCGGCTGGGCTTTCTGGTCAATCTGCTCTCCCGTCCGGTGCTGACCGGCTTCGCCTCGGGAGCGGCGCTCATCATCGCCTTCAGCCAGGTGGACAGCCTGCTGGGGCTTTCGCTGCCGTCCGCCTCGTCGCTGCCGGCCCGGCTCTGGCTGACGCTCACGCATCTTCCGGAGGTGCACCTGCTCACGCTGGCGCTGGGCGTCGGTGCGTTGCTACTGCTGGTGGGTCTGCAGCGCTTCGCGCCGCGTCTGCCCTCGGCGCTGGTCGTAGTGGTGCTCGGCACGTTGCTGGTCTGGCTGTTGCGGCTGGATCGGCTGGGGGTGGCCGTCGTGGGCTCCATTCCCCGGGGCCTGCCCTCCTTCGCACCACCCGAACTTGAGCTGTCCACCGTGCGTGCGCTGCTGCCGACGGCCGTCACGCTGGCGCTCGTGCAGTTCATGAACGTGATTACGCTGGGGAAGGTCTTTGCCGCCCGCTATCGCTACAGCGTCCGCCCCAACCGGGAGCTGCTGGCGATCGGCGCGGCCAATCTGGTGGGAAGCTTTTTTCAGAGCCTGCCTGTTTCCGGAAGCTTTTCGCGCACGGCCGTCAACGCCCGGGCCGGTGCCTGCACGCCCCTGAGCAACGTGGTGGCCGCCGCCGTGGTGGGTCTCACGCTGCTGGTGCTTACCCCGCTGTTTCACTTTCTGCCGGTACCTGCGCTGGCCGCCATCATCATCGTCGCCGCCCTGGGGTTGTTCGATCTGCGCGGTCTGCGCCAGCTCTGGCGCATCAAACGCACGGACGGCGCCGTGGCGCTGCTGACCTTCGCCGTCACACTGCTGATAGGCGTGCGGGAGGGGGTGCTCAGCGGCATCGTCGCCTCCATCGTGGCCGTCATGTACCGCATCAGCCGGCCCAATGTGGCCGAGCTGGGCCACCTGCCGGGTACGCGCTCCTTCCGGGATCGGCGCCATCATCCCGAGGCGCGGCCGATCCCCGGACTGCTCCTGCTGCGCGTGGACGCTTCGTTCTCGTTCGCCAATGCCGACTTTCTGCAGGATCTGCTGCTGGACCGCACGCGCGACGACCCGTCCATCCGCGCCGTGGTCATCGACGCCTCCTCCATCAACGACCTCGACACCACGGCCGCAGCGGCCCTCCAGCGCGTGGCCGAAACGCTGGCCGACCGAGGCGTGGCGCTTTATTTCGCGGGCGTCAAGGAGCCGGTCATGGAAACGATGCGCCGCGCCGGGCTGGTCGATCTGCTCGGCGCAGATCATTTCTTCCTGACGCCCCATCGCGCCGTGCTCCACATTCTGGAGCAATGGGGCCAGGCCGACCGTTACCTGGCCGCTCTCCCGAAAGCCGAACTGCCCGAACATGATAACCATGACAGGGACAATATCTGA
- a CDS encoding HEPN domain-containing protein, with the protein MGQVATPGNPSPCRMPRARDWWVQAEADLRHARHALEDEDYE; encoded by the coding sequence GTGGGTCAGGTTGCCACGCCTGGAAATCCATCGCCTTGCCGCATGCCACGCGCCCGTGACTGGTGGGTGCAGGCCGAAGCCGACCTGCGCCATGCCCGCCATGCGCTGGAAGACGAAGACTACGAGTGA
- the feoB gene encoding ferrous iron transport protein B: MSGSCHEPAVAVEAPRAPAIAHRIALAGNPNVGKTTLFNLLTGLRQKVANYPGVTVERKSGRLVGHESIEVVDLPGTYSLNPRSIDERVAYEVLVGRMRGEPAPDVVVCVVDATNLERNLYLVTQIMDLGLPVVVALNMMDALAENGLELDVEGLARRLGVPVVPMVARKGQGVDRLKEILLRGVPPPPAERRWTLMPAVASVVEELARRLSEEAPDVPERQRFFEALSALTSDTLLEAWKRRAPRFYEAVLKARRDLEARRVPYRQAEMIGRYGWLSPLVAEVLRRRPDARERTLSDRIDAVLTHRVAGPLIFFVLLLLIFQAIFSWAVPFMDAIEAAVAWTGEQVRAVMPDGFLEDLIVDGAITGVGNVLVFLPQILLLFFFLGIMEDTGYMARTAFIMDRLMRRLGLSGASVVPLLSGYACAVPAIMAARTLDNERDRIITIMVTPLMSCSARLPVYTLFIAAFIPNIPVLGPLNTQGLAMFSLYLLGTAMAFAAAWVLKTFVFKGESAYFVMELPPYRAPQFKQIVYRMIDRAKAFVTRAGKIIFSLSIVIWFLASFPRAELDPELAAERQALEAWYAHARDSLEAVGAPVAAFEELEATYEARLAPIADAEAARQISQSFIGRLGHALEPLMRPLGFDWKITAGIISSFPAREVIVGTMATIYGVAHAGEDEVILRQALRADPAFSPLVAVSLMVFYVFALQCMSTLAVARRELGTWKWPAVMWLYMFALAYLFSLLVYQGGRLLGLA; the protein is encoded by the coding sequence AAACCACGCTGTTCAACCTGCTGACCGGGTTGCGCCAGAAGGTGGCCAACTATCCGGGCGTGACGGTCGAGCGCAAAAGCGGCCGGCTAGTCGGGCACGAGAGCATCGAAGTCGTCGATCTCCCCGGCACCTACAGCCTGAATCCCCGCTCCATCGACGAGCGTGTCGCCTACGAGGTGCTGGTCGGGCGCATGCGCGGCGAGCCAGCGCCCGACGTGGTCGTGTGCGTGGTGGATGCCACGAACCTGGAGCGTAACCTCTACCTGGTCACCCAGATCATGGACCTGGGCCTGCCGGTCGTGGTGGCGCTCAACATGATGGACGCGCTGGCCGAAAACGGCCTGGAACTGGACGTCGAGGGCCTGGCGCGGCGGCTGGGCGTGCCGGTGGTGCCCATGGTGGCCCGTAAAGGTCAGGGCGTCGATCGCCTGAAGGAAATCCTGCTGCGCGGCGTGCCGCCCCCACCGGCCGAGCGGCGCTGGACGCTCATGCCGGCCGTGGCCTCCGTCGTGGAAGAGCTGGCGCGGCGGCTGAGCGAGGAGGCCCCGGACGTACCCGAGCGCCAGCGTTTCTTCGAGGCGCTCAGCGCGCTGACCAGCGATACGCTGCTTGAAGCCTGGAAGCGCCGCGCCCCCCGCTTCTACGAGGCCGTCCTCAAAGCCCGCCGAGATCTGGAAGCCCGCCGGGTGCCCTACCGCCAGGCCGAGATGATCGGCCGCTACGGCTGGCTGAGCCCGCTCGTAGCCGAGGTGCTGCGCAGGCGCCCGGATGCCCGGGAGCGTACGCTTTCGGACCGCATCGACGCCGTGCTCACGCACCGCGTGGCCGGCCCGCTGATCTTCTTCGTGCTGCTGCTGCTCATCTTCCAGGCCATCTTCTCCTGGGCCGTGCCGTTCATGGACGCCATCGAGGCGGCCGTGGCCTGGACCGGCGAGCAGGTGCGTGCCGTCATGCCCGACGGCTTTCTGGAAGATCTGATCGTCGACGGCGCCATCACGGGCGTGGGCAACGTGCTCGTCTTCCTGCCCCAGATCCTGTTGCTGTTCTTCTTCCTGGGGATCATGGAAGACACCGGCTACATGGCGCGCACGGCGTTCATCATGGACCGCCTCATGCGCAGACTGGGGTTGAGCGGTGCCTCGGTGGTGCCGCTGCTGAGCGGCTATGCCTGCGCCGTGCCCGCCATCATGGCCGCGCGCACGCTCGACAACGAGCGCGACCGGATCATCACGATCATGGTCACGCCGCTGATGAGCTGCTCGGCCCGCCTGCCCGTCTACACGCTGTTCATCGCGGCCTTCATTCCGAACATCCCGGTGCTCGGCCCGCTCAACACCCAGGGGCTGGCCATGTTCAGCCTCTATCTGCTGGGCACGGCCATGGCTTTCGCGGCGGCCTGGGTGCTCAAGACCTTCGTTTTCAAGGGGGAGAGCGCCTACTTCGTCATGGAGCTGCCGCCCTACCGGGCGCCCCAGTTCAAGCAGATCGTCTATCGCATGATCGACCGGGCCAAGGCGTTCGTCACGCGGGCGGGGAAGATCATCTTCAGCCTGAGCATCGTGATCTGGTTTCTGGCGAGCTTTCCCCGGGCCGAGCTGGATCCGGAGCTGGCGGCCGAACGCCAGGCGCTGGAGGCCTGGTACGCGCACGCCCGCGACAGCCTGGAAGCCGTCGGTGCGCCGGTCGCGGCCTTCGAGGAACTGGAGGCGACCTATGAAGCGCGCCTGGCCCCTATCGCCGACGCCGAAGCCGCCCGCCAGATCAGCCAGAGCTTCATCGGGCGCCTGGGCCATGCGCTGGAGCCGCTCATGCGGCCGCTGGGCTTCGACTGGAAGATCACGGCCGGCATCATCTCCTCCTTTCCGGCCCGCGAGGTGATCGTGGGCACCATGGCCACCATCTACGGCGTGGCGCATGCCGGCGAAGACGAGGTCATCCTGCGTCAGGCGCTGCGGGCCGATCCGGCCTTTTCGCCGCTGGTGGCCGTCAGCCTGATGGTCTTCTACGTGTTCGCGCTTCAGTGCATGAGCACGCTGGCCGTGGCACGGCGTGAGCTGGGCACCTGGAAGTGGCCGGCCGTCATGTGGCTCTACATGTTTGCGCTGGCCTACCTGTTCTCGCTGCTCGTCTACCAGGGCGGCCGCCTGCTGGGACTGGCCTGA
- a CDS encoding NAD(P)/FAD-dependent oxidoreductase, which translates to MKRRILVIGAGPGGIAAARRLRERIGDRLEIVLIEREGTAEFLPGTIATVLGEAPAAHWRTPLRLRGIEVQQGEVQRATGRGVVLTDGRTLEAEAVIAAPGLHLNLTAVPARPNVFAFWSPTTAEAAREAVARLQRGRLVVVISGLPYRCPPAPYSLAMQLAAFYRHHRRDVQLTLTTPEEAPLASLGHGIPEFLLRSCAEAGVEVQLGRRPDWSAGTDRELVFTDGSRLAFDLALVVPPHGRAPMLATLPDEGVLVSVDARLETAEPGLFVVGDATRTSLPRAAGVATAQGRTAADAVLDRLGLARFEGPHLPEPECYIGHGDGRYSRITIHFPEGLPPTGRPEVRLEGPAPELAAGFARVFEEWRTLRTENGR; encoded by the coding sequence ATGAAGCGACGGATTCTGGTGATCGGTGCCGGACCGGGTGGCATCGCGGCCGCCCGGCGGTTGCGTGAGCGGATCGGCGACCGACTGGAGATCGTGTTGATCGAACGGGAAGGGACGGCGGAGTTTCTGCCGGGCACGATTGCCACCGTGCTGGGCGAAGCGCCCGCCGCCCACTGGCGCACGCCGCTTCGGCTTCGGGGCATCGAGGTACAGCAGGGCGAAGTGCAACGGGCGACCGGCCGGGGCGTCGTGCTGACCGACGGACGCACGCTGGAAGCCGAGGCGGTCATCGCGGCCCCCGGTCTGCACCTGAACCTGACGGCCGTGCCCGCCCGGCCGAACGTGTTCGCCTTCTGGAGTCCCACGACGGCCGAAGCTGCCCGGGAAGCCGTCGCCCGCCTGCAGCGTGGCCGCCTCGTCGTGGTCATCTCCGGCCTGCCCTACCGCTGTCCACCCGCTCCCTACAGCCTGGCCATGCAACTGGCGGCCTTCTACCGCCATCACCGACGCGACGTGCAGCTCACGCTGACCACGCCCGAGGAAGCGCCGCTGGCCTCACTGGGGCATGGCATCCCGGAGTTTCTGCTCCGCTCCTGCGCCGAGGCCGGCGTCGAAGTGCAGCTCGGCCGCCGGCCCGACTGGTCCGCCGGCACCGATCGGGAGCTCGTTTTTACCGACGGAAGCCGCCTGGCCTTCGACCTGGCGCTGGTCGTTCCGCCGCACGGACGCGCGCCCATGCTGGCGACGCTACCGGACGAGGGCGTGCTGGTGTCTGTCGATGCACGGCTGGAGACTGCCGAGCCCGGCCTGTTCGTCGTGGGCGACGCGACACGCACGTCCCTGCCCCGCGCGGCCGGCGTCGCCACGGCTCAGGGGCGGACGGCCGCCGACGCCGTGCTGGATCGACTCGGGCTGGCCCGCTTCGAGGGACCGCACCTGCCCGAACCCGAATGCTACATCGGCCACGGCGACGGCCGCTACAGCCGCATCACGATCCACTTCCCCGAAGGCCTGCCGCCCACCGGACGGCCCGAGGTCCGGCTCGAAGGCCCAGCTCCCGAACTGGCCGCCGGATTCGCCCGCGTGTTCGAGGAATGGCGGACGCTTCGCACCGAAAACGGTCGCTAA
- a CDS encoding nucleotidyltransferase domain-containing protein, with protein sequence MPSAVQKQSFGSVTVFSLDRRRVEAALQALVETLQHREEVLAVVCFGSWARGEASVGSDIDVLVVLRDSDRPFLERIDRYRPETFPVDLDLFPYTLAEIHRGQPLARTALQTGTVLWARQPLSELLNDAP encoded by the coding sequence ATGCCATCCGCTGTGCAGAAGCAATCCTTCGGTTCGGTCACGGTCTTCTCGCTGGACCGGCGTCGGGTTGAGGCGGCGCTGCAGGCGCTCGTCGAAACCCTCCAGCATCGGGAAGAAGTGCTGGCCGTGGTGTGCTTCGGCTCATGGGCACGCGGCGAGGCCAGCGTGGGAAGCGACATAGATGTGCTGGTGGTACTTCGAGACTCGGATCGGCCTTTTCTGGAGCGGATTGACCGGTACCGCCCTGAAACGTTTCCGGTGGATCTGGACCTCTTTCCCTACACGCTGGCCGAAATTCATCGCGGCCAACCACTGGCCCGAACCGCTCTGCAGACGGGCACCGTGCTCTGGGCCCGCCAACCCCTCAGCGAACTGCTGAACGATGCGCCCTGA
- a CDS encoding CPBP family intramembrane glutamic endopeptidase, translated as MSGRLAPELHRLRRALQRLDPQAIVVLLAAPLLAYLQLLVGRRTFYLDTLAPALAFPATPLAAWAWWTILQGVLGFVVPVALLRLGFRHRAAEIGLSAGDLRFGLFVLALYVPVVLVGTWVLSADPAFQAINPRLRAAVHDWGIFLLYELLFLVYWIGWEYLWRGFVLFGTAPALGLYAIFVQMLPFAALHFNKPAAEALLSIPGGLLLGALVWRCRSFWIAVPIHFVQMLALDFWCTLRLRTGLNGLDPATLWHLLQQGFRAVSTG; from the coding sequence ATGAGCGGCCGCCTCGCCCCGGAACTGCACCGCCTGCGGCGGGCGCTGCAACGGCTCGATCCACAGGCCATCGTGGTCCTGCTGGCCGCGCCGTTGCTCGCCTACCTGCAACTGCTCGTCGGCCGCCGCACCTTCTACCTCGACACGCTGGCGCCGGCGCTGGCGTTTCCGGCCACGCCACTGGCGGCCTGGGCGTGGTGGACCATCCTGCAGGGCGTGCTGGGCTTCGTCGTGCCCGTGGCGCTGCTCCGACTGGGCTTCCGGCACCGCGCCGCCGAGATCGGGCTGAGTGCGGGCGACCTGCGTTTCGGCCTGTTCGTGCTGGCGCTCTATGTGCCCGTGGTACTGGTCGGAACCTGGGTGCTCTCGGCCGATCCGGCCTTTCAGGCCATCAATCCCCGGCTTCGGGCCGCCGTCCACGACTGGGGTATTTTTTTGCTTTACGAACTGCTGTTTCTGGTGTACTGGATCGGCTGGGAATACCTGTGGCGGGGGTTCGTGCTGTTCGGTACGGCCCCGGCGCTGGGCCTCTACGCGATCTTCGTACAGATGCTTCCGTTCGCCGCGCTGCACTTCAACAAGCCCGCGGCCGAAGCGCTGCTGTCGATCCCCGGCGGGCTGCTGCTGGGTGCGCTCGTGTGGCGCTGCCGCTCGTTCTGGATCGCCGTGCCGATCCACTTCGTGCAGATGCTGGCGCTGGACTTCTGGTGCACGCTGCGCCTGCGCACCGGCCTCAACGGCCTCGACCCCGCCACTCTCTGGCACCTGCTGCAGCAGGGCTTTCGTGCGGTTTCTACGGGATGA
- a CDS encoding HEPN domain-containing protein has translation MLDKLYIPTRYSNGLVEGAPTEFFTRQEAEHAIRCAEAILRFGHGLLAGPASG, from the coding sequence GTGCTGGACAAGCTATACATTCCCACGCGCTACTCCAACGGCCTGGTAGAAGGTGCCCCAACAGAATTCTTCACGCGCCAGGAAGCCGAACATGCCATCCGCTGTGCAGAAGCAATCCTTCGGTTCGGTCACGGTCTTCTCGCTGGACCGGCGTCGGGTTGA
- a CDS encoding S9 family peptidase: protein MHTAMRRAGRIALLSLVLAWTAFAQDGNEPITVTDLLRIRQLESPTVSPDGRWLAYIVRQIDTVETEPDVRYAYRTHLYLVPTDGSTPPRAYTHGDRTASQPAWHPESDRIAFVRPVGGKPQLFVISLFGGEAEQLTDFRHGASRPRWSPDGSLLLFTATLSEKDVRRAEGTPPWPDERPARTATDTAGARPNPDGSLAEIRAWLARNEADGNPRVFHRLDFQGEQSLQPQLRFQHLYVVEPRPGAKPRALTHGFFSFSGAEWLPHGRQIVAAALLDSTRHPDRTRGSDLYLIDVDTSRINLLLHIDGYALFAPTPSPDGQWIAFLAAPLADSGYAQTEIGLFRLDGRRPPELLTLHFDRSAGNLKWAPDMRYLYFVAPSNGGFPLYRIPFFDLHPPRPAEATAPDTTASRARFTANEVVRLRPKIERLLDYDRGVRDYDLSEATVYYVLTEPINPYELYASDLAFKRPHRLTEHNASWLRTKRLSRPESFTLKRDTLEIQYWVMKPAFFEKGRRYPMLLEIHGGPAAMWGPGEATMWHEFQFFASKGFAVVFSNPRGSGGYGRAFRRANYQDWGDGPAGDVLAVASAAARLSWIDPERQVVTGGSYAGYLTAWIVAHDHRFRAAVAQRGVYDLQTFLGEGNAWRLVPWHFGGYPWDRETPALLQGDTVSVRDVILYNSPITWVHQIRTPLLIMHSDRDLRTGVIQSEMLYKSLKILGRPVEYVRYPDEGHELSRSGDPKRRMDRILRIYEFFMRYLPAETPPASE from the coding sequence ATGCATACCGCGATGCGTCGCGCCGGAAGGATCGCACTGCTTTCCCTGGTGCTGGCCTGGACCGCCTTTGCCCAGGACGGCAACGAGCCGATCACGGTCACCGACCTGCTGCGCATTCGCCAGCTCGAAAGTCCGACGGTCTCGCCCGACGGCCGCTGGCTCGCCTACATCGTGCGCCAGATCGACACCGTCGAGACCGAACCCGACGTGCGCTACGCCTACCGCACGCACCTGTATCTGGTGCCTACCGACGGGAGCACGCCACCCCGCGCCTACACGCACGGCGACCGGACGGCCAGTCAGCCCGCCTGGCATCCGGAAAGCGACCGCATCGCCTTCGTACGGCCGGTCGGCGGTAAGCCCCAGCTCTTCGTGATTTCCCTCTTTGGCGGCGAGGCCGAGCAGCTCACCGACTTTCGCCACGGCGCGAGCCGGCCCCGCTGGAGTCCGGACGGCTCGCTGCTGCTCTTTACCGCCACGCTCTCCGAGAAGGACGTGCGCCGCGCCGAGGGCACGCCGCCCTGGCCCGATGAACGACCGGCCCGCACCGCGACCGACACGGCCGGCGCCCGACCGAACCCCGACGGCTCGCTCGCCGAAATCCGCGCCTGGCTGGCCCGCAACGAAGCCGACGGCAACCCGCGCGTCTTCCACCGGCTCGACTTTCAGGGCGAGCAATCGCTGCAGCCTCAGTTGCGTTTTCAGCACCTGTACGTCGTCGAACCCCGTCCCGGCGCAAAGCCCCGGGCGCTGACGCACGGCTTCTTCTCGTTCTCCGGTGCCGAATGGCTGCCGCACGGCCGCCAGATCGTGGCCGCCGCCCTGCTCGATTCTACACGCCATCCGGACCGCACGCGCGGTAGCGACCTCTATCTGATCGACGTCGATACCAGTCGCATCAACCTGCTGCTCCATATCGACGGCTACGCGCTCTTTGCGCCCACGCCATCGCCCGACGGCCAGTGGATCGCCTTTCTGGCCGCACCGCTGGCCGACTCGGGCTATGCCCAGACCGAGATCGGGCTGTTTCGCCTCGACGGTCGCCGCCCGCCCGAGCTGCTCACACTGCACTTCGACCGCTCGGCGGGCAATCTGAAATGGGCGCCCGACATGCGCTATCTGTACTTCGTGGCACCCTCGAACGGCGGCTTTCCGCTCTATCGCATTCCATTTTTCGACCTGCACCCGCCACGCCCTGCCGAAGCAACGGCACCGGACACCACCGCCTCACGCGCCCGCTTCACCGCCAACGAGGTTGTGCGCCTGCGGCCGAAAATCGAGCGCCTGCTCGACTACGACCGCGGCGTGCGCGACTACGACCTGAGCGAGGCCACCGTCTACTACGTGCTCACCGAACCGATAAATCCGTACGAACTCTACGCGTCCGACCTGGCCTTCAAGCGTCCCCATCGCCTCACCGAGCACAACGCCTCGTGGCTGCGCACGAAGCGACTGAGCCGGCCCGAGTCGTTCACGCTCAAGCGCGACACGCTGGAGATCCAGTACTGGGTGATGAAGCCGGCCTTCTTCGAAAAGGGCCGACGCTATCCCATGCTGCTAGAAATCCACGGCGGGCCGGCGGCCATGTGGGGTCCGGGCGAGGCCACCATGTGGCACGAATTCCAGTTCTTTGCGAGCAAGGGCTTTGCCGTCGTGTTCTCGAACCCGCGCGGCTCGGGTGGCTATGGCCGCGCCTTCCGTCGGGCCAACTACCAGGACTGGGGCGACGGGCCAGCCGGCGACGTGCTGGCCGTGGCGAGTGCGGCGGCCCGCCTGTCGTGGATCGACCCGGAGCGCCAGGTGGTGACCGGCGGCTCCTATGCGGGCTATCTGACGGCCTGGATCGTGGCACACGACCACCGCTTCAGGGCGGCCGTGGCCCAGCGCGGCGTCTATGACCTGCAGACCTTCCTGGGCGAAGGAAACGCCTGGCGGCTCGTGCCCTGGCACTTCGGCGGCTACCCGTGGGATCGGGAAACGCCCGCCCTGCTGCAGGGCGACACGGTCTCGGTGCGCGACGTGATCCTGTACAACTCGCCGATCACCTGGGTACATCAGATCCGCACGCCGCTGCTGATCATGCACAGCGATCGGGACCTGCGCACCGGCGTCATCCAGAGTGAAATGCTCTACAAAAGCCTGAAAATCCTGGGCCGGCCTGTCGAGTACGTGCGCTATCCGGACGAAGGGCACGAGCTGTCGCGCTCGGGCGATCCGAAGCGCCGCATGGACCGCATCCTGCGCATCTACGAGTTTTTCATGCGCTATCTGCCGGCCGAAACGCCTCCGGCTTCGGAATGA